The Sesamum indicum cultivar Zhongzhi No. 13 linkage group LG9, S_indicum_v1.0, whole genome shotgun sequence genome segment ataccacTTCATGGTCCATTTCCAGTTAGAAAATGGCAATCTCATGGCAGCTGCAAAAGCATCCTATTGGAGTCCAGCAAGGTGAGTGCAGATAGTTACTATCCTCTGTATTGGTTGTTCCAAGTTACCAATAATCTTTACATGAACACAATCCATTCTGAAAATGGTGGAAGCGGTATGCATCACGGACAATAATAGTTCGATCAACAACCTTTGAGACAAACTTAATCCAATTATGGCAATCATTACAAACACGCAGATTCTTCATAACATGCAAGGGAATCATATTAGACAAACTTAGAAGTCCAAAAACAACAGCCAACTTTTCGCTGTGAATATATGCAGTTGGATCCTTCTGCCCCAGCTCTAGATCATTCCATAAGCTACTTCGGTCTTGAACATAACCAAGTGCAGCTAACCTGTTGTTTAGAACCTCCAAGTACTTGTGAATGTCATCTGCAAGAGGATGGAGTCTATCACCAGCATAAAATTCATGGATTGAATTCTTTACTTCAATCCAACTCCGACCAGGCTCTTTCTTCACACCTCTGTCTCTCATGAGTCTTCTTGCTTGATCCCGATTGTCCCATTTACCAGTAACAGCATACATGTTTGACATGAGAACATAAGTAGCGGAATCTGTAGGTTCTAGTTCTAAAAGATGCCTTGCTGCAAATTCACCAATTTCTGTATTCCTGTGAACTGTGCAGGAACTTAAGAGGGTCCTCCAGACCATTGCATCTGGTACAATTGGCATAGACTCCACAAATGCTCTTGCACGGGAAACTTGACCGGCCCTCCCAAGAACATCAACCACACAGGCATAATGTTCTTGTCTCGGTACTAAGGAATGTTGTTCACGCATGGATCTGAAGTAATTCAGCCCCTCCTCCACCAATCCTACATGGCTACATGCTGCCAAGACCCCTACATATGTTATATGATTTGGCTTCATTTGCAACAGTGTCATATCCTCGAACAGTTCTATAGCTTGCCTGCCATATCCATGTTGAGAATATCCTGTAATCATAGCATTCCATGaaacttcatttttctcaGGCATCTCCGTGAACACCCTCCTGGCACCATTAAGCCGTCCACATTTTGCATACAATGTGATCAATACATTACATACTTCTATCTCACAATCATAACCTGTTTTAATTGTTCTGGCATGAATTTGCTTTCCTAGATTTACATTCGTTAAATTTGCCGCTGCACTAACAGCAGAGCCATATGTGAACATATTAACCTCCTCTCCAGCTTGAATCATTTGAGAAAAGACCTTTAGTGCTTCCTCGCTCTTTCCACTTTGTGCAAATCCTGATATCAATGCATTCCATGAAACATTATCTCTAGCATACATTTTGTCAAATGCTAAGTGTGCCTCCAGAGTACAACCACATCTAGCATATAAACATACAAGTGCATTTCCAATTGAAATATCTGAAGAATAACCAGAGACAATCGACTGACTATGAATTTGACGTCCCTGTTTGAGAGCTTGAATTCCAGCGCATGCACTTATAGCACTTGCCAGCCCTATGTTATCTGATAGAATTCCTCGTTCTTGCATTTCTTCAAAAAGTTTAAGAGCTTCGTCAAACATGTCATGTTGAGCATATCCAGCAATCATAGCTGTCCAGGAAACAATATCGTCTTCATTAAGACGTCTGAATATTTTCAGGGCTGTCTCCAATTCTCCATGTTTGGCATACATGTCTATAAGCACGCTGCAGACATACACATTTGGATGGAACCCAGTTTTTATCACTTGAGTATGAACTTGCTCACCTAGATCAAGTGCTCCAACAGAAGTACATGTTCTAAGAATACTAGGGTATGTGTATTGATTAGGCTGCAGACCCAAAATCTGCATCTGTGAGTAAATATTGAATGACTCTTGGAGATTGCCTATCTGCCCATATGCTACTAGCATCACATTCCATAGCACCACGTTATCTGTTTGAGTTGCGACGAAGAATTTATGGGCTGTTTTAATATCAGAGCATTTTACATAGAGGTCTAGCAGAGAACCCTCTATGATGATATCTGAGCACATGCCTGCCTTGATTGCATATGAATGCAGTTGCATTCCCTTATGAAGAACCCCAATTGATGAACATGTGCCCAAGAGACAAGCAACTGTAACACTATCAGGTTTCAAGGACTCACTGtgcattttctcaaataacTGGAGAGCTTTCTCGTTTGATCCTTGCATAGCAAAGCCCGAAATCAGAGTGTTGTATGAAACTTTATCCTTACACAGCATTTCACTGAAAATCAGTTCAGCAAATGTTAAATTCCCACATCTAGAATATAGTGCAATGAGAGAGTTGCACACAAAAAGTTCTGATGAAAAACCCCACTTGAAGATCAGAGCGTGAAGTTGCTCCCCAAGTTCATACAAGTTTATCTTGGTACAGGCACTTATAACACTTGAAAAGACATATGGAGTGGGGAATACTCCTAACTTTCGCATCTCACTGTAAAGATGGATAGCCTCTACTTCATGACAGCTTTGGGACAAGCCTGATATCATGGCAACCCAAGTAACACTGTCCCTTGTAcacatatttttgaaaatttggatAGCAGAATCCAGAAATTCATTCTTAAGGTACATATCGATCAAAGGATTACAAACGAGTGGGCTTTTACTGAAACCAAGACGGATGCTTTTAGCATGGATCTGTTGAACAAAGTGAAAAGCAACATTAGCACCACTGCAAGCCCGCAGAATATTAGACACAGCACAAATATCAGCAAGCTGACCAGAAATTCCACCAGATTCATGCAACAAAGTTCTCAAATCTTCTCCTTGAAAGTTCTTGGCATCTGGTGAGCATCTGATTTCCAGGCATTTGTCTCGAAGACTTTCACGGTAAGTTGGAGGAGTTCTGTGAATTTCTTGTTGCCagtcaaaacacaaaacattACCCTTCTTTAACTCAGAGTGGATTCCAGCAAAGCTGTGGACATTTTCTTCAGTTGGAGCTTCATCAAGGACACAAGACGCTGCACTGCTGCTAAAAGCAGCAAAAGTGGATGTTGGGACCCGACAAGATTGATGCCACTGTAATAATATCCgcaaaattacacttagaaaggATTTTGAATCTTAATGTACTGTAAAACGACTGCATAGTCTATACAGTTTCAAGGACagctgaaaaaatattaaaggaaTAAATGAAGACAACCTTGTGAAAGAACTTTGATGAAACATTGAGCCATAATCGGTGTAAGGAGAAGTGAACCAACGACTTACGAATCCTTACGGGAACCATCAAGCAAACAACGTGCATTTTAGCACCATCACCCGCTCCGTGGCTCGGGAGCGGGTCCAAACAGTCGCTAGTTTCTGCTGATTGGGACTTGGGAGGAAGAACTAGGAAAAGAGTCTTGCTCATTAAGCACAAAGGCCATTCTGATTATTCCGAAATTTGGTGTCATGGAGTCGCCTAGAGTGAATCATACACAATCTGTCATAAGAAAATCATATACAGCAGCCTTGATGACTATCCTTTATGCACTTAACACTACTCTCTATCCCATGAATGAGTACAGCACAGTCCTCTGCTACTCTCCAGCATAGACTTCAAAATGTGTAAATGTCCTCCGGAGCTTCGGCGCAGGGCGCAAGGTGGGAGACGCGCCTCCTTTTCAAAGGACAGCACCGCCTTGCagaaaatatcatcaaattgtTTGTATATTCTAGCAAGAATGAGTCATGACATTAAACAATTAGAAAAAACTACACCataatcaacattttttacaaaacaaatCAGGGGAAAAAACCCAGAAATTAAGATGAATAGTAGGTGGGACGAACAGAAGATAAAGGGAAGAgaataaagaaagagaaggcAGTAGCAGCGGAAGAAAGACGAGAGGACGGTGATGGTCCGGCGCAGATTCAGGTTTTCTCCAATTCTGGTTTTTCTTCGGTTTGCTGGAGGCCCCAGCCCACACTTTTAGGGCTGGGcgagttatttaattttttattattaaaaaaaataaaattatattattataattttttttaattatataataaaaatatgacgagtcgcgatttcAANNNNNNNNNNNNNNNNNNNNNNNNNNNNNNNNNNNNNNNNNNNNNNNNNNNNNNNNNNNNNNNNNNNNNNNNNNNNNNNNNNNNNNNNNNNNNNNNNNNNNNNNNNNNNNNNNNNNNNNNNNNNNNNNNNNNNNNNNNNNNNNNNNNNNNNNNNNNNNNNNNNNNNNNNNNNNNNNNNNNNNNNNNNNNNNNNNNNNNNNNNNNNNNNNNNNNNNNNNNNNNNNNNNNNNNNNNNNNNNNNNNNNNNNNNNNNNNNNNNNNNNNNNNNNNNNNNNNNNNNNNNNNNNNNNNNNNNNNNNNNNNNNNNNNNNNNNNNNNNNNNNNNNNNNNNNNNNNNNNNNNNNNNNNNNNNNNNNNNNNNNNNNNNNNNNNNNNNNNNNNNNNNNNNNNNNNNNNNNNNNNNNNNNNNNNNNNNNNNNNNNNNNNNNNNNNNNNNNNNNNNNNNNNNNNNNNNNNNNNNNNNNNNNNNNNNNNNNNNNNNNNNNNNNNNNNNNNNNNNNNNNNNNNNNNNNNNNNNNNNNNNNNNNNNNNNNNNNNNNNNNNNNNNNNNNNNNNNNNNNNNNNNNNNNNNNNNNNNNNNNNNNNNNNNNNNNNNNNNNNNNNNNNNNNNNNNNNNNNNNNNNNNNNNNNNNNNNNNNNNNNNNNNNNNNNNNNNNNNNNNNNNNNNNNNNNNNNNNNNNNNNNNNNNNNNNNNNNNNNNNNNNNNNNNNNNNNNNNNNNNNNNNNNNNNNNNNNNNNNNNNNNNNNNNNNNNNNNNNNNNNNNNNNNNNNNNNNNNNNNNNNNNNNNNNNNNNNNNNNNNNNNNNNNNNNNNNNNNNNNNNNNNNNNNNNNNNNNNNNNNNNNNNNNNNNNNNNNNNNNNNNNNNNNNNNNNNNNNNNNNNNNNNNNNNNNNNNNNNNNNNNNATACACaaggatataatatttcaccaattccATTTCCATCATTTGGTGCATATCGTGACAATGTAGAGTCAAGTTCCGCAACAACATCAAGTCGGTTCGGtggtgatgaaaatgaggCGCAAAATGAGCCAATTCAAACTGTGGGCgaggaaataagaagacctCGGCGTCAACGCCACAAACGGAATTGTGGAACGGGTGgacattttttgtatttgtaattgtatagttcattgtaattttttacaattatacaaaataaataactattacatttgtacccttaattgtaatttttttaattaatgcattattaattttataattttttagattttaatatgttgttaaaaattaattatatataattaaattatacaaatttatttaaacgaaaaaaaagaaaaaggccaAGTCGGGATTTAGAATCACGACACCAAGTCGGGATTTAGAATCACGACACCAAGTCGCGATCTACTcgtcatatttttattatataattaaaaaaaattataataatataattttatttttttttaataataaataattaaataactctGGGCTTTAGCCTTTGCCAAAACTACATTTTTTATCGGTACGACTGAGGTTGATCAGTGATGTACTCTTATCATCATTTATGACCTTACTGTACTTGATTTCAtacaataaaaagttatagtattttttattttctagaataaaaaattatagatttttttttaatcccaaATGCTATATTCTTTTAGTTTATGGAATTAAATGTGCTAAGTTCGTAaattatgggataaaaaatataacaccCTCTAttatatgggactaaaaatacaaatttttccCGTCTGTGACGTCTTGCAGCACCGTCACCAAGTGTTTCCcttattatttagaaattatttataattttggattgGATTATGCaatcataaaatgaaaatttaaaattgacaattttaactttattgtattttttaaaaaagaacacaaatttaaattttatataaaaaacttgaggagataaacattttttttaaaaaaaaaaaattataaattctctgctagtttataaaataagtcATGCAGGAGTCTCAAGTATTTTGGTATAGGCATTCaaacaatatatgtatagGGAAATTCTAATACGAATCGGATTTAgtcaaatttgaatcaattatataataaatatacgtcacttattttgtaattagtttgattcgataaattaaattttttcataaacaccattattttaaatatttaaacttgAAAATAGGCAATAATAACGTTAAACCACTCTCGTCCGTCCGAATAGGGCAAATATAGTACTAAACCATTCTCGAATTAGACTTGTTAACTGATacttaaaagattttttttttttaaattgttcatTTTGATGGTACAGAGTAAAAgatgccattttttttttttaaattattagtgGCAAAATGTGATTTACTCATTCTTTTTTACTTATGTCTGAATAAAATCTTGTACTACAAACTTTTGTCGGCATTTGAACAAGAAACTTTGGATTACTGCATTCGCTATTATGGAGATTAGAAGGACGTTTGggatttttttcatatttttggttGTGATGGCTGCTCGTAAGTCtttctataattttgtaattttatttgtatccacttatgtatatgtatgtatgaatGTAcgtatttttgaataaatatgcTTTGATCAATGAGGTCCATATGATGTTCATTGTATGTTTGAAAATTCCAAGTTTAGTTCATGTTAGAGTTGTCAAGTCCAGACAATAATTCTTTAGATTTGTTATGATATTTAACTGTGACTTTATATGAGAAAActattggattttttttactatgtaATTCAAAATATCGGTGTTGTTATGATAGGGTTATTTAATGCCTTTTTATTTTCGTAATTTAGATCATTTGGCATTTTAGtctttttaactttctagTTAGCGTTTTGGTTCTacatctttttagttttagtaattttagtcatttttatAGCTGGACTTCACCTCCACAGGTGATAAGGATGAACTCCGGTGAGAAAAAGGAccgaaattatgaaaattgaaaaatatatgaccAAAATGCTACCTATAAAGTTAAACGACAAAAATGCTAATAAGAATGAGTCAATAAAAACAGTAagcccaattttaaaagttcatGTGAAATACACGTACATTTTTCCAGTTAGAAATGTGAACTTCAAGTATTGGAATCACGAAAATATAGTTGGATAATAAAGATTTTCATAGTAAATGGTATCTGGAAATATGATATTTGTATATTGTATAAATACTTGTTATGGACAACTACTTTGTACTAATATGATTTACTGAATCAATCAGAAAGATATGTTTTGGTGATATCTTTACTGTGAATATTAGTTTTTGGTGGGATAATTGTTGTAATAGTTGTGTTTGCGACTAAATACAGAGGTGAGCATCCCTGGTGCGGAAGCAAAACATTGCATATCAAAGAGTaagaaatacaagaaattttGTCTACACGACCAGAATTGTACTAAAATCTGCAGGACTGAGGGATTCTCTCGTGGGAGATGTCAAGGCTTTCCTCTTTATTGTTACTGCATTAGAAAATGTTAGTTCACGTGTGCTCCATTGGTTATAAATGGTAATGGGGAGTTAGAagcttgtgtttttttttgtgtttcttgaaaatgtaGCAACTGCTTGAACTATCCCATTTGAATGGATATATTGTAACTTAcccaaaattcatcaattggCTCAAGGGCATCAACCCATATTAGGACAAGGTCTCCTACTTGGAAGTCATGGGCCTTGTCGCCTTTCTTGTACGAATTCCGAACTCGTTGGGAGGCCATCTCAACTAGTCAGGATGAGTGCATATATGTCGTAGCGCGGTTctgtgtaatattttttaaaatagaaatgcatcaatataacaacaataattaatttacatcaATATATCAGCCATCATTCATCTCTAGCTTCCACCCCATTGAATCTTTCCCTGCTTTCAGTATAGGCATTGGACAAATATGATTCACCAGAAGCTCCGGGCAAAATCCTCTCAGTTTCTGTCGATCCCAGGCGCCTCTGTCCCAATGATAATTCACTTTCTGTTGCGCGTATTCAGACGCTTGAGCTCTAATGTACAAAGGTTTCTTTCCACACCATCAATCACACCAGAAAGATATGTCTCTGTTGCCAAGTGCCAAGAATTGTATCTGTTGGACTCTGCTTTAATTCTCTATATCCTCCTCCAAGTGTAGGAATAGTTTTTGCAATATTCCACGCAGCTGGGAATGTTATTTCAACAACATTTGTTATGCAAATACATCGCCTACAAAGAGTTGTTTGAATGATCCACTGAAAAGAAAGTCGCACGACTAATTGTAATAGCAACaagatacatatattttagataGCAATTGGTATCATATCCTAATCACTgattaatatcattataaaattggattgttttatgaaaatttaattctgtgcaaatttaaatttcagtaCTCATTATATCTCCGAGGTCATACAAACCCAAGTGAGTATTCTTAGGACAACATTCATGCCTATACAcgtatacacacacataagcAATTCATTTTTCTGGTGTCTGAGCTACACGGACCTGAATCAAAAGCTCaccattcaatttttcacttgataatttctttattcACTTCTTTTTGTGCAATTCATCCAACACATACATTCAGCATTCAGAAACACCAAGTGGGGTTAGGTGACAAAAAAACATCATCACAATCCCACAAATTCCATTAGCATGGAATTTGACAGCAACACTACTAGTTCGGGCAGTTTACTCAACATCAAATCCTTTCTCTTGTAGCTCAGATATAACCTCATTTCTCATCCTTAACCAAAGTTTCAAAGCCTCCTGCTCAAACTTCTTGTCCTGCAATTCTTTCTGAAAATTGTAAGAATCTTTATCGGTTTCAATGATCCCTTTTGGCCCAATGGTGGTACCAATCATCCCACCCTTAGCAATGAACTCCTCCATGGCCTCCTTATCGCCTGGGTAAGGAAACTTCCGGCGCTCATAGAGATGAGCAAGCTCTTTCTCTTCCTTAGGCCTCGGCTTCAACGTCCACCACCCAAGTGGGGAAGTTTCATTCCACAGCCATGCCACACCAAAAAGAGCATACGTGCATAATAGTGCTTTGCCGACTTGCTTCCAGAAATGGTGGTCTTCTTTTCCTAGCCCAATTTTCTTCAGGAATTTCTCAACTTTGAATGAGTTTATTCCTAAGAGACCTGCAAAGGGAATGTTGTAGAGTTATAGACTTGCAAGTTGCCTGTGATAACAAACCATCCAATTGCAATTAATGTGGGATAGTTCGCAAGAGAACATGTTAAAGAAACAACAGAAGACTCCAGATGGTTTGTGCAACTTTTGGtgatattaaatcaaatactCATATCTGAAAG includes the following:
- the LOC105170632 gene encoding pentatricopeptide repeat-containing protein At4g13650 isoform X2 — protein: MNLVEFLIHAKSIRLGFSKSPLVCNPLIDMYLKNEFLDSAIQIFKNMCTRDSVTWVAMISGLSQSCHEVEAIHLYSEMRKLGVFPTPYVFSSVISACTKINLYELGEQLHALIFKWGFSSELFVCNSLIALYSRCGNLTFAELIFSEMLCKDKVSYNTLISGFAMQGSNEKALQLFEKMHSESLKPDSVTVACLLGTCSSIGVLHKGMQLHSYAIKAGMCSDIIIEGSLLDLYVKCSDIKTAHKFFVATQTDNVVLWNVMLVAYGQIGNLQESFNIYSQMQILGLQPNQYTYPSILRTCTSVGALDLGEQVHTQVIKTGFHPNVYVCSVLIDMYAKHGELETALKIFRRLNEDDIVSWTAMIAGYAQHDMFDEALKLFEEMQERGILSDNIGLASAISACAGIQALKQGRQIHSQSIVSGYSSDISIGNALVCLYARCGCTLEAHLAFDKMYARDNVSWNALISGFAQSGKSEEALKVFSQMIQAGEEVNMFTYGSAVSAAANLTNVNLGKQIHARTIKTGYDCEIEVCNVLITLYAKCGRLNGARRVFTEMPEKNEVSWNAMITGYSQHGYGRQAIELFEDMTLLQMKPNHITYVGVLAACSHVGLVEEGLNYFRSMREQHSLVPRQEHYACVVDVLGRAGQVSRARAFVESMPIVPDAMVWRTLLSSCTVHRNTEIGEFAARHLLELEPTDSATYVLMSNMYAVTGKWDNRDQARRLMRDRGVKKEPGRSWIEVKNSIHEFYAGDRLHPLADDIHKYLEVLNNRLAALGYVQDRSSLWNDLELGQKDPTAYIHSEKLAVVFGLLSLSNMIPLHVMKNLRVCNDCHNWIKFVSKVVDRTIIVRDAYRFHHFQNGLCSCKDYW
- the LOC105170632 gene encoding pentatricopeptide repeat-containing protein At4g13650 isoform X1; this encodes MSKTLFLVLPPKSQSAETSDCLDPLPSHGAGDGAKMHVVCLMVPVRIRKSLVHFSLHRLWLNVSSKFFHKWHQSCRVPTSTFAAFSSSAASCVLDEAPTEENVHSFAGIHSELKKGNVLCFDWQQEIHRTPPTYRESLRDKCLEIRCSPDAKNFQGEDLRTLLHESGGISGQLADICAVSNILRACSGANVAFHFVQQIHAKSIRLGFSKSPLVCNPLIDMYLKNEFLDSAIQIFKNMCTRDSVTWVAMISGLSQSCHEVEAIHLYSEMRKLGVFPTPYVFSSVISACTKINLYELGEQLHALIFKWGFSSELFVCNSLIALYSRCGNLTFAELIFSEMLCKDKVSYNTLISGFAMQGSNEKALQLFEKMHSESLKPDSVTVACLLGTCSSIGVLHKGMQLHSYAIKAGMCSDIIIEGSLLDLYVKCSDIKTAHKFFVATQTDNVVLWNVMLVAYGQIGNLQESFNIYSQMQILGLQPNQYTYPSILRTCTSVGALDLGEQVHTQVIKTGFHPNVYVCSVLIDMYAKHGELETALKIFRRLNEDDIVSWTAMIAGYAQHDMFDEALKLFEEMQERGILSDNIGLASAISACAGIQALKQGRQIHSQSIVSGYSSDISIGNALVCLYARCGCTLEAHLAFDKMYARDNVSWNALISGFAQSGKSEEALKVFSQMIQAGEEVNMFTYGSAVSAAANLTNVNLGKQIHARTIKTGYDCEIEVCNVLITLYAKCGRLNGARRVFTEMPEKNEVSWNAMITGYSQHGYGRQAIELFEDMTLLQMKPNHITYVGVLAACSHVGLVEEGLNYFRSMREQHSLVPRQEHYACVVDVLGRAGQVSRARAFVESMPIVPDAMVWRTLLSSCTVHRNTEIGEFAARHLLELEPTDSATYVLMSNMYAVTGKWDNRDQARRLMRDRGVKKEPGRSWIEVKNSIHEFYAGDRLHPLADDIHKYLEVLNNRLAALGYVQDRSSLWNDLELGQKDPTAYIHSEKLAVVFGLLSLSNMIPLHVMKNLRVCNDCHNWIKFVSKVVDRTIIVRDAYRFHHFQNGLCSCKDYW
- the LOC105170633 gene encoding uncharacterized protein LOC105170633 — its product is MASALVTKRASSSLQKTSALFRISSSFFRNLNSTNFTTNSSGNAAAGVGAKCPIWKKKKKFSEDGRHGKEWGMAYRDGLLGINSFKVEKFLKKIGLGKEDHHFWKQVGKALLCTYALFGVAWLWNETSPLGWWTLKPRPKEEKELAHLYERRKFPYPGDKEAMEEFIAKGGMIGTTIGPKGIIETDKDSYNFQKELQDKKFEQEALKLWLRMRNEVISELQEKGFDVE